The Seriola aureovittata isolate HTS-2021-v1 ecotype China chromosome 3, ASM2101889v1, whole genome shotgun sequence genome includes a region encoding these proteins:
- the tnip2 gene encoding TNFAIP3-interacting protein 2 isoform X2 — protein MRQISDNRLPRSISKDTGLGTEVSNVGLLRVDLSVKSTKLAMDNFSMNTDNDMVKDKIRSYSTLNTLYHETRQEIDLLNKQINVKDNIIAELKVRLGRYERIYMAVGDKESVVIGPSKSLLESLCKEICKLKQKRNDMEFKASRQEEEIQRLNVQLREKELELESVRCQPDHEKDQEIQRLRSALEERDRSEATRAVLCTSLAEEADQLRGQLGATVKVCQELLARLEKEKKGEGEMEEMAQLQKPKETAESSDMSGVNAQIYQLQEENKQLKQRVAYVQGLNSQWQKYDSSREDYIRGLCQRLKETTGQGLTPGLGSVSTGLLHQEISRLNGLLEEKISECARLGREGEETRRQDQERIQTLEQQVLIYTEDFKSERTDRERAQGQIQDLKEQVHQLKQQLHKQGASRENRDVVPMCRVHIGHRISSRRQKDDAEHLLRTTAETQQQPAAAAATPSPAWSECSGQSELQCPLCQAKFNDRDTAEYLKHWEECAKL, from the exons ATGCGCCAAATCTCCGACAACCGTCTTCCTCGGTCCATTTCTAAAGACACAGGGCTAGGAACAGAGGTGTCAAATGTTGGATTATTAAGAGTTGATCTTTCTGTTAAATCTACTAAACTTGCAATGGATAACTTCAGTATGAACACGGATAACGACATGGTGAAAGACAAAATCCGGAGCTACAGCACGCTGAATACTCTTTATCATGAGACTCGGCAGGAAATCGACCTTCTgaacaaacagataaatgtaAAGGACAATATCATTGCAGAGTTGAAAGTGAGGCTGGGGAGATATGAGAGGATCTACATGGCCGTGGGAGATAAAGAGTCTGTGGTCATAGGGCCGTCCAAGTCTTTGCTGGAGAGCTTATGTAAAGAAATATGCAAACTGAAACAGAAGAGGAACGATATGGAGTTCAAGGCATCTCGACAAGAAGAG GAGATCCAGAGACTGAATGTGCAGCTCAGAGAGAAGGAACTGGAGCTGGAGAGTGTCAGGTGTCAGCCAGACCACGAGAAGGACCAGGAGATTCAGAGGCTGCGGTCGGCCTTGGAGGAGAGGGATCGGTCCGAGGCCACCAGAGCCGTCCTCTGCACCTCCCTGGCGGAAGAGGCTGACCAGCTCCGTGGCCAGCTCGGTGCAACTGTGAAGGTGTGCCAGGAGCTGCTGGCGAGGctagagaaagagaagaagggagaaggagaaatgGAGGAGATGGCTCAGCTTCAAAAGCCTAAGGAG ACAGCAGAGTCCTCTGACATGAGTGGTGTTAATGCTCAAATCTACCAACTTCAGGAGGAGAATAAACAGCTAAAGCAGCGAGTGGCATAT GTACAAGGTTTGAATTCTCAGTGGCAGAAGTATGACTCTAGCAGGGAGGACTATATCAGAGGTTTGTGTCAGAGGCTGAAGGAGACCACTGGGCAGGGCTTGACGCCTGGGCTGGGTTCTGTCAGCACTGGGTTGCTTCATCAGGAGATTTCCAGGCTCAATGGCTTACTGGAGGAGAAGATTAGTGAATGTGCAAGACTGGgtagagaaggagaggagacaaggaggcaAGACCAAGAGCGCATCCAGACACTGGAGCAGCAG gtCCTCATCTATACAGAGGACTTCAAGTCTGAGCGAACTGATAGAGAGCGAGCACAGGGCCAGATCCAAGATCTGAAGGAGCAGGTTCATCAGTTAAAACAGCAGCTACACAAACAG GGAGCtagcagagaaaacagagacgTGGTTCCCATGTGTCGTGTGCACATAGGACACAGGATCTCCTCGAGGCGACAGAAGGACGACGCAGAGCACCTATTGAGGACCACTGctgagacacagcagcagcctgcagctgcagcagccacacCGAGCCCCGCCTGGAGTGAATGCTCAGGCCAGTCAGAGTTACAGTGCCCACTATGCCAGGCCAAGTTCAACGACAGGGACACTGCAGAGTACCTGAAACATTGGGAAGAGTGTGCCAAACTATAA
- the tnip2 gene encoding TNFAIP3-interacting protein 2 isoform X1 produces the protein MRQISDNRLPRSISKDTGLGTEVSNVGLLRVDLSVKSTKLAMDNFSMNTDNDMVKDKIRSYSTLNTLYHETRQEIDLLNKQINVKDNIIAELKVRLGRYERIYMAVGDKESVVIGPSKSLLESLCKEICKLKQKRNDMEFKASRQEEEIQRLNVQLREKELELESVRCQPDHEKDQEIQRLRSALEERDRSEATRAVLCTSLAEEADQLRGQLGATVKVCQELLARLEKEKKGEGEMEEMAQLQKPKETAESSDMSGVNAQIYQLQEENKQLKQRVAYVQGLNSQWQKYDSSREDYIRGLCQRLKETTGQGLTPGLGSVSTGLLHQEISRLNGLLEEKISECARLGREGEETRRQDQERIQTLEQQVLIYTEDFKSERTDRERAQGQIQDLKEQVHQLKQQLHKQQGASRENRDVVPMCRVHIGHRISSRRQKDDAEHLLRTTAETQQQPAAAAATPSPAWSECSGQSELQCPLCQAKFNDRDTAEYLKHWEECAKL, from the exons ATGCGCCAAATCTCCGACAACCGTCTTCCTCGGTCCATTTCTAAAGACACAGGGCTAGGAACAGAGGTGTCAAATGTTGGATTATTAAGAGTTGATCTTTCTGTTAAATCTACTAAACTTGCAATGGATAACTTCAGTATGAACACGGATAACGACATGGTGAAAGACAAAATCCGGAGCTACAGCACGCTGAATACTCTTTATCATGAGACTCGGCAGGAAATCGACCTTCTgaacaaacagataaatgtaAAGGACAATATCATTGCAGAGTTGAAAGTGAGGCTGGGGAGATATGAGAGGATCTACATGGCCGTGGGAGATAAAGAGTCTGTGGTCATAGGGCCGTCCAAGTCTTTGCTGGAGAGCTTATGTAAAGAAATATGCAAACTGAAACAGAAGAGGAACGATATGGAGTTCAAGGCATCTCGACAAGAAGAG GAGATCCAGAGACTGAATGTGCAGCTCAGAGAGAAGGAACTGGAGCTGGAGAGTGTCAGGTGTCAGCCAGACCACGAGAAGGACCAGGAGATTCAGAGGCTGCGGTCGGCCTTGGAGGAGAGGGATCGGTCCGAGGCCACCAGAGCCGTCCTCTGCACCTCCCTGGCGGAAGAGGCTGACCAGCTCCGTGGCCAGCTCGGTGCAACTGTGAAGGTGTGCCAGGAGCTGCTGGCGAGGctagagaaagagaagaagggagaaggagaaatgGAGGAGATGGCTCAGCTTCAAAAGCCTAAGGAG ACAGCAGAGTCCTCTGACATGAGTGGTGTTAATGCTCAAATCTACCAACTTCAGGAGGAGAATAAACAGCTAAAGCAGCGAGTGGCATAT GTACAAGGTTTGAATTCTCAGTGGCAGAAGTATGACTCTAGCAGGGAGGACTATATCAGAGGTTTGTGTCAGAGGCTGAAGGAGACCACTGGGCAGGGCTTGACGCCTGGGCTGGGTTCTGTCAGCACTGGGTTGCTTCATCAGGAGATTTCCAGGCTCAATGGCTTACTGGAGGAGAAGATTAGTGAATGTGCAAGACTGGgtagagaaggagaggagacaaggaggcaAGACCAAGAGCGCATCCAGACACTGGAGCAGCAG gtCCTCATCTATACAGAGGACTTCAAGTCTGAGCGAACTGATAGAGAGCGAGCACAGGGCCAGATCCAAGATCTGAAGGAGCAGGTTCATCAGTTAAAACAGCAGCTACACAAACAG CAGGGAGCtagcagagaaaacagagacgTGGTTCCCATGTGTCGTGTGCACATAGGACACAGGATCTCCTCGAGGCGACAGAAGGACGACGCAGAGCACCTATTGAGGACCACTGctgagacacagcagcagcctgcagctgcagcagccacacCGAGCCCCGCCTGGAGTGAATGCTCAGGCCAGTCAGAGTTACAGTGCCCACTATGCCAGGCCAAGTTCAACGACAGGGACACTGCAGAGTACCTGAAACATTGGGAAGAGTGTGCCAAACTATAA
- the sfrp2 gene encoding secreted frizzled-related protein 2 yields the protein MRALISTVALLWVIAIPCTEAIHGLYNFGQHELFYKKNNCKPIPANLLLCHDIEYTEMRLPNLLGHETMNEVLQQASSWIPLVQKQCHPDTRKFLCSLFAPVCLDDLDEPIQPCRSLCESVKNGCAPVMSAFGFPWPKMLDCDRFPLDNDLCIPPAGIDNFVPVTKEVPRVCDACKETDENDNEIVDNLCKNDFALKIKVKEISYINGDTKIVPETKSKTIYKLNGVTEHDLRKTVLWLKDGLQCICEEMNDINAAYLVMGQKMDGHLVITSLKRWQKGQREFKRISRSIRKLQC from the exons ATGAGAGCCCTCATCTCAACAGTGGCGTTGTTGTGGGTGATAGCAATACCCTGCACGGAAGCCATTCACGGATTATACAATTTTGGCCAGCATGAGTTATTCTACAAAAAGAATAACTGTAAGCCAATTCCTGCAAACCTCCTCCTGTGCCACGACATAGAGTACACGGAGATGCGCCTCCCGAACCTGCTCGGACACGAAACCATGAACGAAGTTCTGCAGCAAGCTTCGTCTTGGATCCCGCTGGTCCAGAAGCAATGTCACCCCGACACGAGAAAGTTCCTCTGCTCCCTTTTCGCTCCCGTGTGTCTGGATGACTTGGACGAGCCCATACAGCCGTGCAGGTCTCTGTGCGAGAGCGTCAAGAACGGCTGCGCGCCCGTGATGTCCGCGTTTGGCTTCCCCTGGCCAAAGATGTTGGACTGCGACCGTTTCCCTCTAGACAATGACCTGTGCATACCACCTGCAGGCATCGACAACTTTGTGCCAGTCACCAAAGAAG TGCCCAGAGTGTGCGATGCTTGCaaggaaacagatgaaaatgacaACGAAATTGTTGACAATCTGTGTAAGAATGACTTTG CTCTGAAGATCAAAGTCAAGGAGATCTCCTACATCAACGGTGACACCAAGATAGTGCCGGAGACCAAGAGCAAGACCATCTACAAGCTGAACGGCGTGACTGAGCATGACCTGAGGAAGACTGTGCTGTGGCTGAAGGATGGCCTGCAGTGCATCTGTGAGGAGATGAATGACATCAACGCTGCCTACCTGGTCATGGGCCAGAAGATGGACGGCCATCTGGTCATCACCTCTCTGAAGCGCTGGCAGAAGGGCCAGCGTGAGTTTAAGAGGATTTCCCGCAGTATCCGCAAGCTGCAGTGctag